The following coding sequences are from one Saccharomyces cerevisiae S288C chromosome X, complete sequence window:
- the RPS14B gene encoding 40S ribosomal protein uS11 RPS14B (Protein component of the small (40S) ribosomal subunit; required for ribosome assembly and 20S pre-rRNA processing; mutations confer cryptopleurine resistance; homologous to mammalian ribosomal protein S14 and bacterial S11; RPS14B has a paralog, RPS14A, that arose from the whole genome duplication), protein MANDLVQARDNSQVFGVARIYASFNDTFVHVTDLSGKETIARVTGGMKVKADRDESSPYAAMLAAQDVAAKCKEVGITAVHVKIRATGGTRTKTPGPGGQAALRALARSGLRIGRIEDVTPVPSDSTRKKGGRRGRRL, encoded by the exons ATGGCTAACG ACCTTGTTCAAGCTCGCGATAACTCTCAAGTCTTTGGTGTTGCCAGAATCTACGCCTCCTTTAACGATACCTTTGTACATGTTACCGATTTATCTGGTAAGGAAACTATCGCCAGAGTTACTGGTGGTATGAAAGTCAAGGCCGACAGAGACGAATCATCTCCATACGCTGCTATGTTGGCTGCCCAAGATGTTGCCGCTAAGTGTAAGGAAGTCGGTATCACTGCCGTTCACGTTAAGATCAGAGCTACTGGTGGTACCAGAACCAAGACCCCAGGACCAGGTGGTCAAGCCGCTTTGAGAGCTTTGGCCAGATCTGGTTTGAGGATTGGCCGTATCGAAGACGTTACTCCAGTCCCATCAGACTCCACCAGAAAGAAGGGTGGTAGAAGAGGTAGAAGAttatga
- the SOP4 gene encoding Sop4p (ER-membrane protein; subunit of evolutionarily conserved EMC (Endoplasmic Reticulum Membrane Complex) implicated in ERAD (ER-associated degradation) and proper assembly of multi-pass transmembrane (TM) proteins; EMC acts in yeast as an ER-mitochondria tether that interacts with outer membrane protein Tom5 of TOM (Translocase of the Mitochondrial Outer Membrane) complex; suppressor of pma1-7, deletion of SOP4 slows down export of wild-type Pma1p and Pma1-7 from the ER) produces MFSQIVLLLSAFIYVASATARRGTIKGRLDLAASNITGFVSTRTSFKLYQIGNFSTEYPYTSTTMFQDDEGNFEFANLPLNDGVNETTYYVMYPASMDFNLKPNRILIEFKNLENGTLQLNAFKNFFGREYFPSKDITYPEKLQSMKVHPYITVELLHKAPIRSYLQARNVSIFSTGIVGNILNSRWKLAGVITLIALVVFPIIVEKLDPETARAIREEAKRKQREKYAAVASK; encoded by the coding sequence ATGTTTTCACAGATTGTTCTTTTACTCAGTGCATTTATTTATGTCGCCAGTGCTACGGCCAGGAGAGGGACCATTAAGGGTCGCTTAGACTTAGCAGCAAGTAACATCACCGGCTTTGTTTCAACTAGAACAAGTTTCAAACTTTATCAGATCGGCAATTTTTCGACAGAATATCCTTACACATCTACGACCATGTTTCAAGATGACGAAGGCAACTTTGAATTCGCTAATCTCCCTTTAAACGACGGTGTTAATGAAACGACATACTATGTGATGTACCCAGCATCTATGGACTTCAATCTGAAGCCAAACAGAATTCTTATTGAATTCAAGAATTTAGAGAATGGCACCTTACAATTGAACGCGTTCAAGAACTTTTTTGGAAGAGAATATTTCCCATCCAAAGATATAACGTACccagaaaaattacaatCTATGAAGGTGCACCCTTATATTACAGTGGAGCTTTTACATAAGGCCCCGATTAGATCTTATTTACAGGCTAGAAACGTCAGTATCTTTTCTACAGGTATTGTGGGTAATATTTTGAACTCACGTTGGAAACTGGCGGGCGTTATTACCTTAATTGCCCTTGTCGTTTTCCCAATCATAGTAGAAAAGTTGGACCCCGAAACAGCTCGAGCCATCAGAGAGGAggcaaaaagaaaacaaagagaaaagtATGCTGCCGTTGCCTCAAAGTAG
- the RPL39 gene encoding 60S ribosomal protein eL39 RPL39 (Ribosomal 60S subunit protein L39; required for ribosome biogenesis; loss of both Rpl31p and Rpl39p confers lethality; also exhibits genetic interactions with SIS1 and PAB1; homologous to mammalian ribosomal protein L39, no bacterial homolog), which yields MAAQKSFRIKQKMAKAKKQNRPLPQWIRLRTNNTIRYNAKRRNWRRTKMNI from the exons ATGGCT GCTCAAAAGTCTTTCAGAATCAAGCAAAAAATGGCTAAGGCTAAGAAGCAAAACAGACCATTGCCACAATGGATCAGATTGAGAACCAACAACACTATCCGTTACAACGCTAAGAGAAGAAACTGGAGAAGAACCAAGATGAACATCTAA
- the MNN11 gene encoding alpha-1,6-mannosyltransferase (Subunit of a Golgi mannosyltransferase complex; this complex also contains Anp1p, Mnn9p, Mnn10p, and Hoc1p, and mediates elongation of the polysaccharide mannan backbone; has homology to Mnn10p) yields MAIKPRTKGKTYSSRSVGSQWFNRLGFKQNKYGTCKFLSIITAFVFILYFFSNRFYPISRSAGASYSPSHGLYINEIPASSRLIYPHVEHVPVLKQMTVRGLYITRLEVDGSKRLILKPEENALTDEEKKKTTDQILLVKHSFLDHGKLVYRKSNDAPEVVVVTLIDFENYELETIIQIVQNRVDYAQKHQYGVYIRWIQEFLPVLENQNLAESYEFIKPLVIRAAMHAFPTAKYIHFVDQDALLMNLDLSLQKYLLDPKIMDLALLKNVPVVANSNIKTYNHFEYSSAKIIIPHDADGNIDASSFVIANDFYGKALIDYLNDPLLRNFPWDNTGDKLSAAIGHILQWHPTLLGKTAIVIPKVLASQYDASLDQEGESGNGASNGDVYHYNEGDLAASFKGCRSRGTCASEIGHMYQKIKKS; encoded by the coding sequence ATGGCAATCAAACCAAGAACGAAGGGCAAAACGTACTCCTCAAGATCGGTGGGTTCGCAGTGGTTCAACAGGCTTGGTTTCAAGCAGAACAAGTACGGAActtgtaaatttttgtcGATAATAACGGCCTTTGTTTTTATCCTCTATTTCTTCTCCAATCGCTTCTATCCAATTTCTCGTTCCGCCGGTGCATCATATTCTCCATCCCATGGGCTGTATATTAACGAAATTCCTGCCTCCAGCCGGTTGATTTATCCACATGTAGAACATGTGCCTGTGTTAAAACAAATGACCGTTAGGGGCCTGTATATTACGAGGCTAGAAGTGGATGGCAGTAAAAgattaattttgaaaccaGAAGAGAATGCTTTGacagatgaagaaaaaaagaagactACTGATCAAATTCTATTAGTGAAGCACTCGTTCTTAGACCATGGTAAATTAGTGTATCGGAAGAGCAATGATGCACCTGAAGTGGTCGTAGTAACCCTGatagattttgaaaactacGAATTAGAAACAATTATTcaaattgttcaaaataGGGTTGATTACGCTCAAAAGCACCAATATGGTGTATACATTCGTTGGATACAGGAGTTTTTGCCTGTTCTTGAAAATCAGAATTTGGCTGAAAGCTACGAATTCATTAAGCCATTGGTGATAAGAGCCGCCATGCATGCTTTCCCAACTGCCAAGTATATTCATTTTGTTGATCAAGATGctttattgatgaatcTCGATCtttctttacaaaaatacCTGTTAGATCCAAAGATTATGGATTTGGCTCTATTAAAGAACGTCCCTGTTGTGGCGAATTCAAACATCAAGACATACAatcattttgaatataGTTCGGCAAAGATTATCATTCCACATGATGCGGATGGTAATATTGATGCGTCCTCATTTGTTATTGCCAATGACTTTTATGGTAAAGCTCTGATAGACTACTTGAATGATCCGTTACTGAGAAATTTCCCATGGGATAATACCGGTGATAAGTTGAGTGCTGCTATCGGTCATATTTTACAGTGGCATCCTACATTACTGGGTAAGACGGCAATCGTCATACCAAAAGTTTTGGCAAGTCAGTACGATGCATCCTTGGATCAAGAAGGTGAGTCTGGAAACGGTGCTTCTAATGGCGATGTTTACCATTATAATGAAGGGGACTTGGCTGCCTCCTTCAAGGGATGTAGATCAAGAGGTACGTGTGCTAGTGAAATAGGTCACATGTACCagaaaatcaagaaatctTAG
- the RPS22A gene encoding 40S ribosomal protein uS8 RPS22A (Protein component of the small (40S) ribosomal subunit; homologous to mammalian ribosomal protein S15A and bacterial S8; RPS22A has a paralog, RPS22B, that arose from the whole genome duplication): MTRSSVLADALNAINNAEKTGKRQVLIRPSSKVIIKFLQVMQKHGYIGEFEYIDDHRSGKIVVQLNGRLNKCGVISPRFNVKIGDIEKWTANLLPARQFGYVILTTSAGIMDHEEARRKHVSGKILGFVY; the protein is encoded by the coding sequence ATGACCAGATCTTCCGTTTTAGCTGATGCTTTGAATGCCATTAACAACGCTGAAAAGACCGGTAAGCGTCAAGTTTTAATCAGACCATCCTCCAAGGTCATTATCAAGTTTTTGCAAGTTATGCAAAAGCACGGTTACATTGGTGAATTTGAATACATCGATGACCACAGATCTGGTAAGATTgttgttcaattgaacgGTAGATTGAACAAGTGTGGTGTTATTTCCCCAAGATTCAACGTTAAGATTGGtgacattgaaaaatggacTGCCAACTTGTTGCCAGCCAGACAATTCGGTTACGTCATCTTGACCACCTCTGCTGGTATCATGGACCATGAAGAAGCCAGAAGAAAGCACGTTTCTGGTAAGATTTTGGGTTTCGTTTACTAA
- the SWE1 gene encoding tyrosine protein kinase SWE1 (Protein kinase that regulates the G2/M transition; negative regulator of the Cdc28p kinase; morphogenesis checkpoint kinase; positive regulator of sphingolipid biosynthesis via Orm2p; phosphorylates a tyrosine residue in the N-terminus of Hsp90 in a cell-cycle associated manner, thus modulating the ability of Hsp90 to chaperone a selected clientele; localizes to the nucleus and to the daughter side of the mother-bud neck; homolog of S. pombe Wee1p; potential Cdc28p substrate) — MSSLDEDEEDFEMLDTENLQFMGKKMFGKQAGEDESDDFAIGGSTPTNKLKFYPYSNNKLTRSTGTLNLSLSNTALSEANSKFLGKIEEEEEEEEEGKDEESVDSRIKRWSPFHENESVTTPITKRSAEKTNSPISLKQWNQRWFPKNDARTENTSSSSSYSVAKPNQSAFTSSGLVSKMSMDTSLYPAKLRIPETPVKKSPLVEGRDHKHVHLSSSKNASSSLSVSPLNFVEDNNLQEDLLFSDSPSSKALPSIHVPTIDSSPLSEAKYHAHDRHNNQTNILSPTNSLVTNSSPQTLHSNKFKKIKRARNSVILKNRELTNSLQQFKDDLYGTDENFPPPIIISSHHSTRKNPQPYQFRGRYDNDTDEEISTPTRRKSIIGATSQTHRESRPLSLSSAIVTNTTSAETHSISSTDSSPLNSKRRLISSNKLSANPDSHLFEKFTNVHSIGKGQFSTVYQVTFAQTNKKYAIKAIKPNKYNSLKRILLEIKILNEVTNQITMDQEGKEYIIDYISSWKFQNSYYIMTELCENGNLDGFLQEQVIAKKKRLEDWRIWKIIVELSLALRFIHDSCHIVHLDLKPANVMITFEGNLKLGDFGMATHLPLEDKSFENEGDREYIAPEIISDCTYDYKADIFSLGLMIVEIAANVVLPDNGNAWHKLRSGDLSDAGRLSSTDIHSESLFSDITKVDTNDLFDFERDNISGNSNNAGTSTVHNNSNINNPNMNNGNDNNNVNTAATKNRLILHKSSKIPAWVPKFLIDGESLERIVRWMIEPNYERRPTANQILQTEECLYVEMTRNAGAIIQEDDFGPKPKFFI; from the coding sequence ATGAGTTCTTTGGACGAGGATGAAGAGGACTTCGAAATGCTGGACACGGAGAACCTCCAGTTTATGGGGAAGAAGATGTTTGGCAAACAGGCCGGCGAAGACGAGAGTGATGATTTTGCTATAGGGGGTAGCACCCCGACCAATAAACTGAAATTTTATCCATATTCGAACAACAAATTGACAAGAAGTACGGGGACCTTGAACCTGTCATTAAGTAATACAGCTTTGTCAGAGGCTAACTCCAAATTTCTTGggaaaattgaagaagaggaagaagaggaggaagaaggCAAGGATGAGGAAAGCGTGGATTCTCGTATTAAAAGGTGGTCTCCGTTccatgaaaatgaaagtgTTACTACTCCTATTACAAAAAGATCTGCGGAAAAAACGAACAGTCCTATTTCTCTCAAACAATGGAACCAGCGATGGTTTCCGAAAAATGATGCTCGCACTGAAAATACATCCTCATCCTCTTCATATAGCGTCGCTAAACCTAACCAATCAGCCTTTACGTCTTCGGGCCTCGTATCTAAAATGTCTATGGACACTTCGTTATACCCTGCGAAATTGAGGATACCAGAAACACCAGTGAAAAAATCACCCTTAGTGGAGGGAAGAGACCATAAGCATGTCCACCTTTCGAGTTCGAAAAATGCATCGTCTTCTCTAAGTGTTTCCCCTTTAaattttgttgaagacAATAATTTACAAGAAGaccttttattttcagatTCTCCGTCTTCGAAAGCTTTACCTTCCATCCATGTACCAACCATAGACTCATCCCCACTGAGCGAGGCAAAATATCATGCACATGATCGTCACAATAACCAGACAAACATCCTGTCTCCCACTAATAGCTTGGTTACCAACAGCTCTCCACAAACATTGCATTCTaacaagttcaaaaaaatcaaaagagCAAGGAATTCggttattttgaaaaatagaGAGCTAACAAACAGTTTACAACAATTCAAAGATGATTTATACGGCACGGACGAGAATTTCCCACCTCCAATCATAATATCAAGTCATCATTCAACTAGAAAGAACCCTCAACCTTATCAATTTCGTGGACGCTATGACAATGACACTGACGAAGAGATCTCCACTCCAACAAGACGAAAATCTATTATTGGGGCAACATCTCAAACACATAGAGAAAGCAGACCATTGTCACTCTCCTCTGCCATCGTGACAAACACAACAAGTGCAGAGACGCATTCCATATCTTCCACCGATTCTTCGCCGTTAAATTCCAAAAGGCGTCTAATCTCTTCAAATAAGTTATCAGCAAATCCAGATTCCCATCTTTTCGAAAAATTTACGAATGTGCATTCCATTGGTAAAGGCCAGTTTTCCACGGTCTACCAGGTTACGTTTGCccaaacaaacaaaaagtaTGCAATCAAAGCCATTAAACCAAACAAATATAATTCCTTGAAACGCATATTACTGGAAATTAAAATACTAAACGAGGTAACAAACCAAATTACAATGGATCAAGAAGGGAAGGAATACATCATCGATTACATCAGTTCCTGgaagtttcaaaattcatacTATATTATGACAGAATTGTGCGAAAATGGTAATTTGGATGGATTTTTACAAGAGCAAGTTATcgcaaagaaaaaaaggttgGAAGATTGGAGAATTTGGAAAATCATCGTGGAATTAAGCCTGGCTTTACGATTCATCCATGATTCTTGTCACATTGTGCATCTGGACTTGAAACCCGCAAACGTCATGATCACATTTGAAGGTAACCTAAAACTAGGTGACTTTGGAATGGCTACTCATTTACCGTTGGAGGAtaaaagttttgaaaatgaaggtGACAGAGAATATATTGCACCAGAAATCATTTCTGATTGTACGTACGATTACAAGGCAGATATTTTTTCCCTGGGTCTGATGATTGTTGAAATTGCAGCGAACGTTGTGTTACCTGACAATGGCAACGCATGGCATAAGTTGAGATCGGGTGATTTATCGGATGCAGGAAGATTAAGTTCCACAGATATTCATTCTgaatcattattttcagaCATTACGAAAGTAGATACAAATgatttatttgattttgaaagagACAATATCAGTGGTAATAGTAACAACGCTGGCACCTCCACTGTTCATAACAATAGTAATATCAACAACCCTAATATGAATAATGGCaacgataataataatgtcAATACTGCCGCTACCAAGAATCGTCTTATTTTGCATAAAAGTTCTAAAATTCCCGCATGGGTACCGAAATTTCTTATTGATGGTGAATCACTTGAGAGAATAGTACGATGGATGATAGAGCCCAATTATGAGAGAAGGCCCACGGCAAATCAAATCTTACAAACTGAGGAATGCCTGTATGTAGAAATGACACGCAATGCAGGTGCTATTATCCAGGAAGACGACTTTGGACCTAagccaaaattttttatatga
- the ATG36 gene encoding Atg36p (Pex3p interacting protein, required for pexophagy; interacts with Atg8p and Atg11p; mRNA is weakly cell cycle regulated, peaking in G2 phase; YJL185C is a non-essential gene) translates to MASVNNYQVDCGSRSARIQPRINNGIHDEESLFEVLELSEEEFELDFHRLKSFNDVRVINNPDLSPECTNTAISRDETLESASSAFEVPSDEIAILSISSDSNKNSPPSEQPAPALRNIRSSSNSDRIDEWCLGSHLFNELHQNVPQSSDGVNHGFPVYSFKERELYTSAKLKKLTNAQRIAVQKLSRDLYPILRTCYREKTRRQLLTYHHERIFDDIPSFFPQRDFIFNYYSMPLEFDRLSDVDIDSSSRSRFTDESTGETLNRSPSAASSSLENTSWFGWTLLSRFLDREW, encoded by the coding sequence ATGGCATCTGTGAACAATTACCAGGTTGATTGCGGGTCAAGGTCTGCTCGCATTCAACCCAGAATTAATAACGGCATTCACGATGAAGAATCGCTATTTGAAGTCCTGGAACTCTCAGAAGAGGAATTTGAGCTAGACTTCCATAGATTAAAGTCATTCAATGATGTAAGGGTTATCAATAACCCAGATTTATCTCCAGAATGTACAAATACTGCCATTAGTCGCGATGAGACACTGGAATCTGCAAGTAGTGCCTTCGAAGTTCCTTCTGACGAAATTGCTATACTGTCGATATCCAGTGACAGCAATAAAAATTCTCCGCCCTCAGAGCAGCCGGCGCCCGCTCTTCGTAACATTCGATCGTCTAGTAACTCTGACCGGATCGATGAGTGGTGTTTGGGCAGCCATTTATTTAATGAGCTGCATCAAAATGTCCCTCAATCAAGCGACGGTGTCAATCATGGATTTCCCGTTTATTCCTTTAAGGAAAGAGAACTTTATACCTCTGCgaaattaaagaaacttACAAATGCCCAAAGAATTGCTGTGCAGAAACTATCAAGAGACTTGTATCCAATTCTAAGAACATGCTACCGCGAGAAAACTCGCCGGCAATTATTGACATACCATCatgaaagaatatttgaCGATATACCATCTTTTTTCCCCCAGCGTgactttattttcaattacTACTCGATGCCTCTTGAATTCGACAGGTTGTCAGACGTAGATATAGATTCGTCATCGCGGTCACGATTTACAGATGAGAGCACTGGAGAAACATTAAACCGTTCACCAAGCGCAGCGTCTTCGTCGTTGGAAAACACATCTTGGTTTGGCTGGACTTTACTTTCTAGGTTTTTGGACAGAGAATGGTAG
- the GON7 gene encoding chromatin DNA-binding EKC/KEOPS complex subunit GON7 (Component of the EKC/KEOPS protein complex; EKC/KEOPS complex is required for t6A tRNA modification and telomeric TG1-3 recombination; may have role in transcription; implicated in osmotic stress response; other complex members are Kae1p, Cgi121p, Pcc1p, and Bud32p): MKLPVAQYSAPDGVEKSFAPIRDDPRYMTTEGRTTGPSDHVLNAGQIDRDKPSEPERTKDGSQLTYLGQLRTQLTGLQDDINEFLTGRMELAKNKKKAGADEKRIQEEINQLLDGGDGDEDAV; encoded by the coding sequence ATGAAACTACCGGTAGCACAGTACAGTGCACCAGATGGTGTGGAAAAAAGTTTTGCACCAATACGCGATGACCCTCGATACATGACCACAGAGGGAAGGACAACTGGGCCCAGTGACCATGTGCTAAACGCTGGCCAAATCGATAGAGACAAACCTTCAGAACCGGAACGCACGAAAGATGGCTCACAACTGACATACTTAGGCCAGCTGCGCACGCAGCTGACGGGGCTACAGGACGATATTAACGAGTTTTTGACAGGAAGAATGGAATTGgcaaaaaataagaagaaaGCCGGCGCAGACGAGAAGCGGATCCAGGAAGAGATTAACCAGCTATTAGATGGTGGTGACGGTGACGAAGATGCTGTTTAG
- the MNN5 gene encoding alpha-1,2-mannosyltransferase MNN5 (Alpha-1,2-mannosyltransferase; responsible for addition of the second alpha-1,2-linked mannose of the branches on the mannan backbone of oligosaccharides, localizes to an early Golgi compartment): MLIRLKKRKILQVIVSAVVLILFFCSVHNDVSSSWLYGKKLRLPVLTRSNLKNNFYTTLVQAIVENKPADSSPDLSKLHGAEGCSFANNVAAHDSGHDSDLSYESLSKCYNLNKTVQESLREVHSKFTDTLSGKLNFSIPQREALFSGSEGIVTIGGGKYSVLAYTMIKKLRDTGTTLPIEVIIPPQDEGEDDFCKNWLPKFNGKCIYFSDIVPSKPLSDLKLTHFQLKVFGLIISSFKRIIFLDADNYAVKNLDLAFNTTSFNDTGLILWPDFWRRVTPPAFYNIIGSSINIGKRVRFVSDDISPVSRYDPFVSNSNDYTPKERQEHFLKHVPLHDLDGTMPDLSSESGQMVIDKIRHFNTLLLALYYNVYGPTWYYKMISQGTAGEGDKDTFVAAAHALNMPYYQVRTNFEFDGFFYQKDDYKGLALLQHDFEQDYKQYQKAQQKVKANIEEFSKLDPDYTLDNGFLKTLMVNDDGSDLDIMFIHASFYKADPWTLYHENRFIGPNGEQVRGFRKPHRYGMDFELFLFNDMRGSFCTTPKSQVIKFKYFTDKVNTPEWDAMCEYLTNHVNYLESTHKEAMGEKN, from the coding sequence ATGCTGATTAGGttaaagaagagaaaaatcCTGCAGGTCATCGTGAGCGCAGTAGTGctaattttatttttttgttctgtGCATAATGATGTGTCTTCTAGTTGGTTATACGGTAAAAAGCTTAGATTGCCGGTTCTAACAAGGTCGAACCttaaaaacaatttttaCACAACACTGGTACAAGCCATCGTGGAAAACAAGCCGGCAGATTCGTCTCCGGACTTGAGTAAGTTGCATGGGGCGGAAGGGTGTAGCTTTGCAAATAACGTTGCTGCACACGACTCTGGACACGATAGTGACTTAAGTTACGAGAGCTTGAGTAAATGCTataatttgaataaaaCAGTACAAGAAAGCCTACGAGAAGTGCACAGTAAGTTTACAGACACCTTATCAGGGAAACTGAATTTTTCCATCCCACAAAGAGAGGCACTTTTCTCAGGTTCTGAGGGCATTGTCACCATTGGAGGTGGAAAGTATTCTGTGCTCGCGTATACGATGATCAAAAAGTTGAGGGACACGGGTACTACATTGCCTATTGAAGTCATCATTCCGCCTCAGGACGAAGGCGAGGATGATTTTTGTAAGAACTGGTTGCCGAAATTCAATGGTAAGTGCATTTATTTCTCAGATATCGTTCCTTCAAAGCCATTAAGCGATTTAAAACTCACGCACTTCCAGTTGAAAGTCTTTGGGTTGATAATTTCCAGTTTCAAGCGTATTATCTTCTTGGACGCAGATAACTATGCGGTGAAAAACCTTGACCTTGCTTTTAACACTACATCCTTCAACGATACTGGCCTGATATTGTGGCCCGATTTTTGGAGACGTGTCACCCCTCCCGCCTTTTACAACATTATAGGATCTAGCATTAACATCGGCAAAAGAGTCCGTTTTGTTAGTGACGATATTTCCCCCGTGTCACGTTATGATCCATTTGTTAGTAACTCAAACGATTACACTCCAAAGGAGAGACAGGAGCATTTCCTGAAACATGTTCCCTTACATGATCTGGACGGCACGATGCCAGACTTGAGCTCTGAATCAGGCCAGATGGTGATTGATAAGATTCGCCATTTCAACACTCTATTACTGGCGCTATACTATAATGTTTATGGGCCTACCTGGTATTATAAGATGATTTCTCAAGGCACTGCCGGTGAAGGTGACAAAGACACTTTCGTCGCTGCTGCCCATGCCTTGAATATGCCATACTATCAAGTGAGGACTaactttgaatttgatggTTTCTTCTATCAAAAAGATGATTACAAGGGTCTCGCCTTGCTCCAGCATGATTTTGAACAAGATTACAAGCAATACCAAAAGGCGCAGCAGAAAGTTAAAGCCAACATTGAGGAATTTTCCAAACTGGATCCAGATTATACTTTGGACAATGGTTTCTTGAAAACTTTGATGGTTAATGATGACGGTTCTGATTTGGATATCATGTTCATTCATGCCAGTTTCTACAAGGCAGATCCATGGACTCTTTATCATGAAAACAGATTTATCGGTCCAAATGGCGAACAAGTACGGGGCTTCAGGAAGCCGCATCGCTATGGAATGGATTTTGAATTGTTTTTATTCAATGATATGAGGGGGTCCTTCTGTACCACTCCGAAAAGCCAAGTTATTAAATTCAAGTATTTTACCGATAAAGTTAATACCCCAGAATGGGATGCAATGTGTGAGTATTTGACCAATCATGTTAATTATCTGGAGAGCACACACAAAGAAGCTATGGGGGAGAAAAACTAA